In one window of Mesorhizobium sp. B2-1-1 DNA:
- a CDS encoding c-type cytochrome produces the protein MRLAAFFAVVFVATFVANPSQAQDTAAGEKVFAKCKACHIADEDKNKIGPSLHGVIGRTAGTHPGFKYSDAMIAAGKSGVKWDEPTLMTYLHDPKAMVKGTKMAFPGLKNDADVTNVIAYLKTFSK, from the coding sequence ATGCGCTTAGCCGCATTTTTCGCCGTCGTGTTTGTTGCAACCTTCGTCGCCAATCCATCGCAGGCTCAGGATACTGCGGCTGGCGAGAAGGTCTTCGCCAAATGCAAGGCCTGCCACATTGCGGACGAGGACAAGAACAAGATCGGTCCATCGCTGCACGGCGTCATCGGCCGCACTGCCGGTACGCATCCCGGTTTCAAATATTCCGACGCCATGATTGCGGCCGGCAAATCCGGCGTCAAATGGGACGAACCAACACTGATGACCTATCTTCACGATCCCAAGGCTATGGTCAAAGGCACCAAGATGGCGTTTCCCGGCCTCAAGAACGATGCAGACGTGACCAACGTCATCGCCTATTTGAAAACGTTCTCCAAGTGA
- a CDS encoding heme o synthase: MSTRESRLKDIVIRLPEATAGDFFALLKPRVMALAVFTAFVGLMTAPGPTNPVIAVIAISAIAMGAGAAGALNMWYDADIDALMSRTSKRPIPSGRVAPGEALGFGLVLSALSVTVLGVLVGWLAASLLAFTIFFYVVIYTIWLKRSTPQNIVIGGAAGALPPVIGWAAATGAIGIESIILFLIIFLWTPPHFWALALFKVGEYAAAGVPMMPNVAGQPSTRKQILAYSLVLAPIGVLPWAFGFASGYYGTVSTVLGAGFVWRACKVLTIPDKEMKQAKALFSYSIFYLFAIFATLLADTTVMRTIASAGR; the protein is encoded by the coding sequence ATGTCGACTAGGGAAAGCCGCCTCAAGGATATCGTCATCCGCCTTCCGGAAGCGACGGCGGGTGATTTCTTCGCGCTTTTAAAACCGCGGGTCATGGCGCTTGCCGTATTCACTGCTTTCGTGGGCCTAATGACGGCGCCTGGCCCGACGAATCCGGTCATCGCGGTGATCGCCATCAGTGCGATTGCGATGGGAGCAGGCGCGGCCGGGGCGCTCAACATGTGGTACGACGCGGACATAGATGCGTTGATGTCTCGCACGTCCAAGCGGCCAATCCCGTCGGGCCGCGTCGCGCCAGGCGAAGCCCTCGGCTTCGGTCTGGTGCTTTCCGCACTTTCGGTGACGGTGCTCGGCGTGCTGGTGGGGTGGCTTGCCGCATCGCTGCTGGCATTCACCATCTTCTTCTACGTCGTCATCTATACGATCTGGCTGAAACGCTCGACACCGCAGAACATCGTCATAGGTGGCGCGGCAGGCGCTCTTCCTCCGGTGATCGGGTGGGCTGCTGCCACCGGCGCCATCGGCATTGAAAGCATCATTCTGTTCCTGATCATTTTCCTCTGGACACCACCGCATTTCTGGGCGCTAGCCCTGTTCAAGGTCGGAGAGTACGCCGCGGCGGGCGTCCCCATGATGCCGAACGTGGCTGGCCAACCCTCGACCAGAAAGCAAATCTTGGCCTATTCGCTGGTTCTGGCGCCAATCGGCGTGCTTCCCTGGGCCTTTGGATTCGCGAGCGGATATTACGGGACTGTCTCGACCGTCTTGGGTGCGGGATTCGTCTGGCGCGCCTGCAAGGTGCTCACCATCCCCGACAAGGAGATGAAGCAAGCAAAGGCGTTGTTTTCTTATTCGATTTTCTACCTGTTCGCGATCTTTGCAACGTTACTTGCCGACACTACTGTAATGCGTACGATCGCATCAGCTGGCCGTTGA
- a CDS encoding DUF2189 domain-containing protein codes for MASFHVIAGASETLEHTRIRKIGVTDLFDALRRGVDDFMVKPSHIIFLCLIYPLAGVVLAVWTSGNNTLPLLFPLVSGFALIGPFAAIGLYEISRRREAGLDASWRAAFEVRNSPALPAIAAVAIMLLAIFIAWLLTAQAFYQHLFGPAPPQSFSSFINDIFATGRGWTLIILGHAIGFVFAAIVLCTTVVAFPLLLERDVGAYEAIHTSVRVVLANPIVMAVWGLIVAVALIIGTLPVFAGLAIVLPILGHATWHVYRKVVEPPPTAGPAPR; via the coding sequence ATGGCAAGCTTTCACGTCATAGCAGGCGCCAGCGAGACGCTGGAGCACACCAGAATTCGCAAGATCGGTGTCACCGACCTTTTCGATGCGCTCAGGCGCGGCGTCGACGATTTCATGGTCAAACCGTCGCACATCATTTTTCTCTGCCTGATCTACCCGCTTGCGGGGGTCGTGCTTGCAGTCTGGACATCAGGCAATAACACGCTCCCATTGTTGTTTCCGCTCGTGTCCGGATTTGCGCTAATTGGTCCATTCGCCGCAATCGGCCTCTATGAGATCAGCCGGCGACGGGAAGCCGGGCTAGACGCCTCATGGAGGGCCGCCTTCGAGGTCAGGAATTCTCCGGCGCTGCCAGCCATCGCCGCGGTTGCGATCATGCTGCTTGCAATCTTCATCGCCTGGCTTTTGACTGCGCAGGCGTTTTACCAACACCTGTTCGGCCCCGCCCCACCGCAATCCTTCTCCAGCTTCATCAATGACATATTCGCCACAGGACGCGGCTGGACGCTCATCATCCTGGGGCACGCCATCGGCTTCGTCTTCGCTGCGATCGTGCTGTGCACGACGGTCGTCGCCTTCCCGTTGTTGCTCGAGCGAGATGTCGGCGCCTATGAAGCCATCCACACCTCGGTGCGCGTGGTGCTGGCGAACCCGATCGTGATGGCGGTATGGGGCCTGATTGTCGCCGTCGCCCTGATCATCGGCACGCTGCCAGTATTCGCGGGGTTGGCGATCGTGCTGCCGATCCTCGGTCACGCTACCTGGCATGTCTACCGCAAGGTCGTGGAACCGCCGCCGACGGCCGGACCGGCGCCTCGATGA
- a CDS encoding aminoacyl-tRNA deacylase, which yields MTIANKLKDYIDRKGISYDTVAHHRTATSRQAAIAAHVPGSIMAKSVLVHHDLGYALAVVPSTHRIEVGALQKVMDKSLGLATEDEAVSLFDDCDTGAIPPIGAAYDVPVVLDESLGSAADIYFEGGDHRTLVRVSGKDFRNLTMGAHQARFSHPAY from the coding sequence ATGACAATCGCAAACAAACTGAAGGACTATATCGACCGGAAAGGGATTTCCTACGACACTGTCGCGCATCATCGCACGGCCACAAGCAGGCAGGCCGCTATAGCCGCGCACGTGCCCGGCAGCATAATGGCCAAATCGGTGCTCGTTCACCACGATCTGGGTTATGCGCTGGCCGTGGTCCCCAGCACACATAGGATCGAGGTCGGCGCGTTGCAGAAGGTCATGGACAAGAGTCTTGGACTCGCCACCGAAGATGAAGCGGTTTCGCTCTTTGACGATTGCGATACCGGCGCCATTCCGCCGATCGGCGCGGCCTACGATGTGCCGGTAGTCCTTGACGAAAGCCTTGGCAGTGCCGCCGATATCTATTTCGAGGGCGGCGATCACAGGACGCTGGTGCGTGTCAGCGGCAAGGATTTCCGTAACCTGACTATGGGCGCCCACCAGGCCCGCTTCAGCCATCCGGCTTACTGA
- a CDS encoding cytochrome C oxidase subunit IV family protein, which produces MAEATANGLGQHTLHATHDAATTGAPPAEVHQEHPIKLYLVVWAWLFILSTCSYLIDYFGLHGYLRWSLILIFMILKAGLIVAIFMHMAWERLALTYAIILPPVLVLVFVAMMVFEADYTLLTRMAFFGAGP; this is translated from the coding sequence ATGGCTGAAGCAACCGCAAACGGCCTCGGGCAACACACGCTGCACGCTACTCATGACGCGGCGACGACCGGCGCCCCCCCGGCAGAAGTTCATCAGGAGCACCCGATCAAGCTTTATCTGGTGGTCTGGGCATGGCTGTTCATTCTCAGCACCTGCTCCTATCTGATCGATTATTTCGGTCTGCACGGCTATCTCAGATGGTCGCTGATCCTGATCTTCATGATCCTCAAGGCAGGGCTCATCGTCGCCATTTTCATGCACATGGCCTGGGAACGGCTGGCGCTGACATACGCAATCATCCTGCCGCCCGTGCTGGTGTTGGTATTCGTGGCGATGATGGTCTTTGAAGCGGATTACACGCTTCTCACCCGGATGGCGTTTTTCGGGGCTGGGCCCTGA
- a CDS encoding heme-copper oxidase subunit III family protein yields MAETLTHIAQTEPRPAGWQGIAADWSSDQRAFKNVSWGKAMMWIFLLSDTFIFGCFLLSYMTARISTRVPWPNPSEVFALRIGGSDIPLILIAIMTFVLISSSGTMAMAVNFGYRRDRRKTAILMLLTAALGATFVGMQAFEWTKLITEGVRPWGNPWGAAQFGSTFFMITGFHGTHVTIGVIFLIIVARKVWRGDFDFGRPGFFTSRRGRYENVEIMGLYWHFVDLVWVFIFAFFYLW; encoded by the coding sequence ATGGCAGAGACACTCACGCATATCGCTCAGACAGAGCCGCGGCCCGCAGGCTGGCAAGGCATCGCCGCCGACTGGTCCTCGGATCAGCGGGCGTTCAAGAACGTGTCATGGGGCAAGGCCATGATGTGGATCTTCCTGCTCAGCGACACCTTCATCTTCGGCTGCTTTCTGCTCTCCTATATGACCGCGCGCATTTCGACACGCGTGCCGTGGCCCAATCCCAGCGAGGTCTTTGCGCTTCGTATCGGCGGCTCGGATATTCCGCTGATCCTTATTGCCATCATGACTTTCGTGCTGATCTCAAGCAGCGGAACCATGGCCATGGCGGTCAATTTCGGCTATCGCCGCGACCGCCGCAAAACGGCAATCCTGATGCTTCTGACCGCAGCACTCGGTGCGACCTTTGTCGGTATGCAAGCCTTCGAATGGACCAAGCTGATCACCGAAGGCGTGCGGCCCTGGGGCAATCCCTGGGGCGCTGCCCAGTTCGGGTCAACCTTTTTCATGATCACCGGCTTCCACGGCACGCATGTGACAATCGGGGTGATCTTCCTGATCATCGTGGCGCGAAAGGTGTGGCGTGGAGATTTTGACTTTGGGCGGCCCGGCTTCTTTACCAGCCGCAGGGGCCGCTACGAGAACGTCGAGATCATGGGACTCTACTGGCATTTCGTCGACCTGGTCTGGGTCTTCATTTTCGCGTTCTTCTATCTTTGGTGA
- a CDS encoding cytochrome c oxidase subunit 3, producing the protein MSVILVFMLVIAGFAGWWLSHQRLMTKPWLEQGMAGDFVGMEGSALPTAKIGLGVFLAVVGCLFALITSAYFMRMALSDWQALPLPRLLWFNTGMLVLSSIALQCASLAARKGQMDMVKLGLATAGFTALSFLIGQFMAWRELSADGYFLASNPANSFFYLLTGMHGLHILGGLVGLGRTTVGAWNGARPARLRLSVELCAMYWHFLLFVWLAIFALLAGWAATFIDICRGLLT; encoded by the coding sequence ATGAGCGTCATTCTGGTCTTCATGCTCGTGATCGCCGGTTTTGCCGGATGGTGGCTTTCCCACCAGCGGCTGATGACCAAGCCATGGCTCGAGCAAGGTATGGCCGGGGATTTTGTTGGTATGGAAGGATCGGCGCTACCGACCGCCAAGATCGGCCTCGGCGTCTTCCTGGCGGTCGTCGGCTGTCTGTTCGCGCTGATCACCAGCGCCTACTTCATGCGCATGGCGCTGTCGGACTGGCAGGCGCTGCCGCTGCCGCGGCTGCTCTGGTTCAACACCGGCATGCTGGTCCTCAGCAGCATTGCGCTGCAATGCGCCTCGCTCGCGGCGCGTAAGGGTCAAATGGACATGGTTAAGCTCGGCCTTGCCACCGCCGGGTTTACGGCGCTCTCCTTCCTGATTGGACAGTTTATGGCCTGGCGCGAGCTGTCTGCCGATGGCTACTTTCTGGCTTCCAATCCGGCCAACAGTTTCTTCTACCTGCTTACCGGAATGCATGGCCTGCACATACTGGGCGGACTGGTGGGCCTGGGCAGAACAACCGTCGGCGCTTGGAACGGGGCAAGGCCGGCGCGGCTTCGCCTCAGCGTCGAGCTGTGCGCCATGTATTGGCATTTCCTGCTTTTCGTCTGGCTTGCCATCTTCGCGCTTCTGGCCGGCTGGGCCGCGACTTTCATCGATATTTGCCGGGGGTTACTGACGTAG
- the ctaD gene encoding cytochrome c oxidase subunit I: MVDITPADAIPPAEVAEVELYHPHSWWTKYVFSQDAKVIAIQYSATATGIGLVALVLSWLMRLQLGFPGTFDFITPEAYYQFITMHGMIMVIYLLTALFLGGFGNYLIPLMVGARDMVFPYVNMLSYWIYLLAVLVLVSSFFAPGGPTGAGWTLYPPQAIMTGTPGGQDWGIILMLVSLILFIIGFTMGGLNYVVTVLQGRTRGMTLMRLPLTVWGIFTATVMALLAFPALFVACVMMLLDRTLGTSFFMPAIVEMGEQLQHNGGSPILFQHLFWFFGHPEVYIVALPAFGIVSDLISTHARKNIFGYRMMVWAIVGIGALSFVVWAHHMYVSGMHPYFGFFFATTTLIIAVPTAIKVYNWVLTLWRGDIHLTIPMLFALAFIVTFVNGGLTGLFLGNVVVDVPLSDTMFVVAHFHMVMGVAPIIVIFGAIYHWYPKVTGRMLNEALGRFHFWVTFLGAYLIFFPMHYLGLMGVPRRYNELTDMTVMTESAHHLNSFISIMAFIVGFAQIVFLFNLIWSIRHGREAGGNPWRATTLEWQTPQTPPAHGNFGKDLPIVYRWAYDYSVPGAKEDFIPQNVPGSFGPSKEPA; the protein is encoded by the coding sequence ATGGTCGATATTACCCCTGCAGATGCCATCCCGCCGGCCGAAGTCGCGGAAGTCGAACTGTATCATCCGCACAGTTGGTGGACGAAATACGTCTTCTCGCAGGACGCCAAGGTCATTGCCATCCAGTATTCGGCGACGGCAACGGGAATTGGCCTGGTCGCCCTGGTGCTGTCCTGGCTGATGCGGCTGCAACTCGGCTTTCCCGGCACCTTCGACTTCATCACGCCTGAAGCCTACTACCAGTTCATCACCATGCACGGCATGATCATGGTGATCTATCTGCTCACGGCGCTCTTCCTCGGCGGTTTCGGCAACTACCTGATCCCATTGATGGTGGGGGCTCGCGACATGGTCTTTCCCTATGTCAACATGCTGAGCTACTGGATCTACCTGCTTGCCGTGCTGGTTTTGGTGTCGAGCTTCTTTGCGCCTGGCGGACCGACGGGGGCCGGCTGGACGCTGTACCCGCCGCAGGCAATCATGACCGGCACACCGGGGGGCCAGGACTGGGGCATCATCCTGATGCTCGTCTCACTGATCCTGTTCATCATCGGCTTCACCATGGGCGGGCTGAACTATGTCGTGACGGTGTTGCAGGGCCGCACGCGCGGCATGACGCTGATGCGTCTGCCGCTGACTGTCTGGGGCATCTTTACCGCGACCGTCATGGCTCTGCTCGCCTTCCCGGCGCTATTCGTCGCCTGTGTGATGATGCTGCTTGATCGGACGCTCGGCACCAGCTTCTTCATGCCGGCGATCGTCGAAATGGGCGAGCAATTACAGCATAATGGCGGCAGCCCGATCCTGTTTCAGCATCTGTTCTGGTTCTTCGGCCATCCCGAAGTCTACATCGTGGCCCTTCCGGCCTTCGGCATCGTGTCGGACCTGATCAGCACCCATGCGCGCAAGAACATCTTTGGCTATCGCATGATGGTCTGGGCCATCGTCGGCATCGGTGCGCTGAGCTTCGTCGTCTGGGCGCACCACATGTATGTCAGCGGCATGCATCCCTATTTCGGTTTCTTCTTCGCCACCACGACATTGATCATCGCGGTTCCGACCGCCATCAAGGTCTACAATTGGGTGCTGACGTTGTGGCGCGGCGACATCCACCTCACCATACCGATGCTATTTGCCCTGGCTTTCATCGTCACCTTCGTCAATGGCGGGTTGACCGGGCTGTTCCTTGGCAATGTCGTGGTCGACGTCCCGCTGTCGGACACGATGTTCGTCGTTGCCCATTTCCATATGGTCATGGGGGTCGCGCCGATCATCGTGATCTTCGGTGCGATCTACCACTGGTATCCGAAGGTCACCGGCCGGATGCTGAACGAGGCGCTGGGCCGGTTCCATTTCTGGGTCACCTTCCTCGGCGCCTACCTGATTTTCTTTCCCATGCACTACCTCGGACTGATGGGCGTGCCCAGGCGTTACAATGAACTGACCGATATGACGGTGATGACAGAATCGGCCCACCATCTGAACTCGTTCATCAGCATCATGGCGTTCATCGTCGGCTTTGCCCAGATTGTGTTCCTGTTCAATCTGATCTGGAGCATCCGTCATGGCCGCGAGGCCGGCGGCAACCCGTGGCGGGCCACGACCCTCGAATGGCAGACGCCGCAAACACCACCGGCCCATGGCAATTTCGGCAAAGACCTACCGATCGTCTATCGCTGGGCCTATGACTACAGCGTACCGGGCGCCAAGGAGGACTTTATCCCGCAAAACGTACCGGGCTCCTTCGGTCCCTCCAAGGAGCCGGCATGA
- the coxB gene encoding cytochrome c oxidase subunit II, which produces MAFALVLVLIVVGSVLFHLLSPWWWTPIASNWDYIDNTIIITFWITGVVFAAVVLFMAYCVFRFRHREGNQAAYEPENRRLESWLTVVTAVGVTALLVPGLFVWNRFVNVPSDATVVEVVGQQWQWSFRLPGKDGKLGTSDTRGVTADNPLGVITSDSNGQDDVVVEAADLHLPVGKPVKMLLRSIDVLHDFYVPEFRAKMDMIPGSVTYFWFTPTKTGTFQVLCAELCGQGHPMMHGVVMVDTQEDYLAWLGQQQTFAQLSAPQQTGSASQAPGPTTVSSSRIAAKLETVGSR; this is translated from the coding sequence ATGGCCTTCGCGCTTGTACTCGTTTTGATAGTTGTGGGCTCGGTGCTGTTCCACCTCCTGAGCCCATGGTGGTGGACGCCGATTGCCTCGAACTGGGACTATATCGACAACACCATCATCATAACTTTCTGGATCACCGGCGTCGTCTTTGCCGCCGTGGTTTTGTTCATGGCCTATTGCGTCTTCCGCTTCCGTCATCGGGAAGGCAATCAGGCGGCGTATGAACCGGAGAACAGGCGGCTCGAATCCTGGCTGACGGTTGTCACCGCGGTCGGCGTAACGGCTTTGCTGGTTCCCGGCCTGTTCGTCTGGAACCGGTTCGTCAACGTTCCGAGCGACGCAACCGTGGTCGAAGTTGTCGGCCAGCAATGGCAATGGAGTTTCCGCCTGCCCGGCAAGGACGGCAAGCTCGGCACATCCGACACCCGCGGCGTCACCGCTGACAATCCGTTGGGCGTGATCACCAGCGATTCCAATGGCCAGGACGATGTCGTGGTCGAAGCGGCCGATCTGCATCTGCCGGTTGGCAAGCCGGTCAAGATGTTACTTCGCTCGATCGACGTGCTGCATGATTTCTATGTGCCGGAATTCCGCGCGAAAATGGACATGATCCCGGGCTCGGTCACCTACTTCTGGTTCACCCCAACGAAAACCGGAACCTTCCAGGTCCTGTGCGCTGAACTCTGCGGCCAAGGACATCCGATGATGCACGGTGTGGTGATGGTCGATACGCAGGAGGATTATCTGGCGTGGCTTGGCCAGCAACAGACGTTTGCGCAATTGTCGGCGCCCCAGCAGACGGGCTCGGCAAGCCAGGCGCCGGGTCCAACGACGGTGTCAAGTTCGAGGATTGCAGCAAAGCTCGAAACCGTCGGGTCTCGCTAA
- a CDS encoding GntR family transcriptional regulator encodes MAGAAFRKPGVEIAPLSKETLQDRVYRHVTELILDGSIVPGEMVTVQSLADAFGVSPMPVREALRRLTAANALMVVSGRSIGIPALSRTRLVDLRNVRFEIEAIAAAWAAERMDDQAIARLRQHLDALEQANAAGDVKSYLRANYAFHFSIYRAAGSENILNIIENLWLQISPYFNMLHDSGNYSTANTHHQEMFAALRDRDAEAVKAAVRADIDAAFDVLVGLLK; translated from the coding sequence ATGGCTGGAGCGGCGTTCAGAAAGCCGGGTGTCGAGATCGCGCCCCTGTCCAAGGAGACCTTGCAGGACAGGGTCTATCGCCATGTCACCGAATTGATCCTCGACGGCAGCATCGTGCCGGGCGAGATGGTAACGGTGCAAAGCCTTGCCGATGCTTTCGGCGTCAGTCCGATGCCGGTCAGGGAGGCCCTGCGGCGGCTGACCGCCGCCAACGCGCTGATGGTGGTTTCAGGCCGCTCGATCGGCATTCCCGCACTCAGCCGCACACGCCTCGTCGATCTGAGAAACGTCCGCTTCGAGATCGAAGCGATCGCCGCCGCATGGGCGGCCGAGCGTATGGACGACCAAGCTATCGCCCGGCTGCGCCAGCATCTGGACGCGCTCGAACAGGCCAATGCGGCGGGAGACGTCAAGTCCTATCTGCGCGCCAACTACGCCTTTCATTTCTCCATCTACCGGGCGGCCGGCTCCGAGAACATTCTCAACATCATCGAGAACTTGTGGCTGCAGATCAGTCCTTATTTCAACATGCTGCACGATTCCGGAAACTATTCGACCGCCAATACGCACCATCAGGAGATGTTCGCTGCGTTGCGCGACCGGGACGCGGAAGCGGTCAAGGCCGCGGTCCGCGCCGACATCGACGCCGCCTTCGACGTTCTGGTCGGCCTGCTGAAATAG
- a CDS encoding sugar ABC transporter substrate-binding protein: MGIGLKARRLALLAGMAACAFGISAAEAAEKHKIFLSMSFIGNDWQAEAANMVKAMASHKSLVDKVDLQVQVAGPNAQRQIQQINAMVQAGAEAIVIYPISPTALNQVVKNACEKGVKVFAYDAEITEPCAYNVHIDQEEAGRVTAEWLAKKLNGKGNIIAVTGVPGTSVDELRTKAAKAVFAKYPDIKIVGEAVGMWSQAVARTELSKILATRSWDDINGLWMQVGCFTANSMQLEAGRKASQLLPCAGEGSNGGRIQMLPEGTEVEGAASPYAPLGAPRISYASPPYSGALALKLAIEAIEGKDVPKATILPLPIVTNETSKLCNEGTWAEMKAGCNTFKPSLVSNPGWFASIFSDQTPEIGLNAALVGQPEE; the protein is encoded by the coding sequence ATGGGTATCGGATTGAAAGCCCGGCGGCTTGCGCTGCTGGCCGGCATGGCTGCCTGTGCTTTTGGCATCTCCGCGGCCGAGGCCGCTGAAAAACACAAGATTTTTCTCAGCATGAGCTTCATCGGCAATGACTGGCAGGCCGAGGCGGCGAACATGGTCAAGGCGATGGCCTCGCACAAGAGCCTGGTCGACAAGGTCGACCTGCAGGTCCAGGTGGCCGGGCCGAATGCGCAGCGCCAGATCCAGCAGATCAACGCCATGGTGCAGGCGGGAGCGGAGGCGATCGTGATTTATCCGATCTCGCCGACGGCGCTGAACCAGGTCGTCAAGAACGCTTGCGAGAAGGGGGTCAAGGTCTTCGCCTACGACGCCGAGATCACCGAGCCATGCGCTTACAATGTCCATATCGACCAGGAGGAGGCTGGCAGGGTGACAGCCGAATGGCTGGCCAAGAAGCTCAACGGCAAGGGCAACATCATCGCCGTGACCGGCGTTCCCGGCACTTCGGTCGACGAGCTGCGCACCAAGGCCGCCAAGGCGGTGTTCGCCAAATATCCGGACATCAAGATTGTCGGCGAAGCGGTCGGCATGTGGAGCCAGGCGGTGGCACGCACCGAACTCTCCAAGATTCTCGCCACGCGCAGCTGGGACGACATTAACGGGCTGTGGATGCAGGTAGGCTGCTTCACCGCCAATTCGATGCAGCTCGAGGCGGGCAGGAAGGCCAGCCAGCTTCTGCCTTGCGCCGGTGAAGGCTCCAATGGCGGCCGCATCCAGATGCTGCCGGAAGGGACGGAGGTCGAGGGTGCTGCTTCTCCCTATGCACCGCTCGGCGCGCCGCGCATTTCGTATGCCTCGCCGCCTTATTCCGGCGCGCTCGCCTTGAAGCTCGCCATCGAGGCGATCGAGGGCAAGGATGTGCCGAAAGCGACAATCCTGCCGCTGCCGATCGTCACCAACGAGACGAGCAAGCTTTGCAACGAGGGCACCTGGGCCGAAATGAAGGCCGGATGCAACACCTTCAAACCGTCGCTGGTTTCCAACCCCGGCTGGTTCGCGTCGATCTTCTCCGACCAGACGCCCGAGATCGGCCTCAACGCGGCGCTCGTCGGCCAGCCCGAGGAGTAG
- a CDS encoding sugar ABC transporter ATP-binding protein, whose protein sequence is MTSTTHVPAIAVNGIRKAFGATVALDDVSFAISPGSVHALLGENGAGKSTLVKLLSGLVRPDQGQISILGAPAALGSPRAAHERGVQTAFQEMTLVRDLSVLDNMLLPYAPSSPTGLIRRSAARKAVGRHIADLGFSVDLDAEVATLDLAVRQKIEIARAVYRKPRILLLDEPTSTLSSGDVEWLGTIIARLKAAGTTVVFITHRMREVRAFCDTLTILRNGRHIITAPVADISDEDVIEKIIGRALAQTFPPRPEGAAVFGPPVLGVRDLKAGRKLDGASFDLRRGEILGIAGLQGMGQLDLFLACFGMAEIERGHVMVDGRKVWLGSPADALRPNMAIGLVPEDRKTEGLFLKLSGRQNASLPVVGRFTRLGLIREEEEARAVQAAFSTVEVDNRALWTRAGAFSGGNQQKIAIAKWLVAESRILLLFDPTRGIDVGTKHELYVMMRNYVAAGGSILLHSTEIPELVHQCDRVLVLYDGRLVAELAGDEITESAIMRPALGHDGNILEAAQ, encoded by the coding sequence ATGACTTCAACAACGCATGTGCCGGCTATTGCCGTCAACGGCATACGCAAGGCGTTTGGCGCGACGGTCGCGCTTGACGACGTCTCCTTCGCGATCTCGCCTGGCAGCGTGCACGCTTTGCTGGGTGAGAACGGCGCCGGCAAGTCGACGCTGGTCAAGCTCCTATCGGGACTGGTGCGGCCCGATCAGGGCCAGATCAGCATCCTTGGCGCGCCGGCCGCGCTCGGTTCGCCGCGCGCCGCGCATGAACGCGGGGTGCAGACGGCGTTCCAGGAGATGACGCTGGTCCGCGACCTCAGCGTTCTCGACAATATGCTGCTGCCCTATGCGCCATCCAGCCCGACCGGATTGATCAGGCGGTCGGCCGCGCGCAAGGCAGTCGGCCGGCACATTGCCGATCTCGGTTTTTCGGTCGATCTCGACGCCGAGGTTGCGACGCTCGATCTCGCGGTCCGCCAGAAGATCGAGATCGCGCGCGCCGTCTACCGCAAGCCGCGCATCCTGCTGCTGGACGAGCCGACCTCGACGCTTTCGAGCGGCGACGTCGAATGGCTGGGAACAATCATCGCGCGGCTCAAGGCCGCCGGAACGACGGTCGTGTTCATCACCCACCGCATGCGTGAGGTGCGGGCCTTCTGCGATACGTTGACCATCCTTCGGAATGGCCGCCACATCATCACCGCACCGGTGGCCGACATCTCGGATGAGGATGTGATCGAGAAGATCATCGGCCGCGCCCTCGCGCAGACCTTTCCGCCAAGGCCTGAGGGCGCGGCCGTCTTCGGTCCGCCGGTGCTCGGCGTGCGCGACCTCAAGGCGGGCAGAAAACTCGACGGCGCCAGTTTCGATTTGCGCAGGGGCGAAATCCTCGGCATCGCCGGACTTCAGGGCATGGGCCAGCTAGACCTGTTCCTCGCCTGCTTCGGCATGGCCGAGATCGAACGCGGCCACGTCATGGTCGACGGCCGCAAAGTGTGGCTCGGCTCGCCGGCCGATGCGCTGAGGCCCAACATGGCGATCGGGCTGGTGCCGGAGGATCGCAAGACTGAAGGCCTGTTCCTGAAATTGTCGGGCCGGCAGAATGCATCCCTGCCGGTGGTCGGCCGCTTCACCCGGCTCGGCTTGATCCGCGAGGAGGAGGAAGCACGCGCGGTGCAGGCGGCCTTCTCGACGGTCGAGGTGGACAACCGAGCGCTGTGGACAAGGGCAGGCGCCTTTTCCGGCGGCAACCAGCAGAAGATCGCCATCGCCAAGTGGCTGGTCGCCGAAAGCCGCATCCTGCTGCTCTTCGACCCGACCCGTGGCATCGATGTGGGCACCAAGCATGAGCTCTACGTGATGATGCGCAACTATGTGGCGGCGGGCGGCTCGATCCTGCTGCATTCGACCGAAATTCCCGAACTCGTCCATCAATGCGACCGCGTGCTCGTTCTCTATGACGGACGGCTGGTGGCCGAGCTCGCCGGCGACGAGATCACCGAGAGCGCGATCATGCGGCCGGCGCTGGGGCATGACGGCAATATCCTGGAGGCGGCACAGTGA